The Hymenobacter sp. DG01 sequence GCAGAACATCGGCAAGACGGCCGGAGCCCGCACCTACCAGGACTTGCTGAAAAGCCCCATCGACGAGCGCCTGTTTGACTACTACGCCCTGGCGCAGGTAGTGAAAGTAGGCCTGGATGGGCGCATGGCCCCGCTGGGCCAGCCCGGTATTATTCAGCAGGCCCTGCCCGCTCCCAATGGCCGCTACGTGATGGTGCGCACCCGCCACCGTCCCTACTCCTACACCCTGCCCGTCAGCAGCTTCCCCCAGCGGGTAGATATTCTGAACCTGGAAGGGCTGGTGGTAAAGGAGCTGGCCGAAGTGCCGCTGGCCGACAACGTGCCCACCAGCTTTGACGCCGTGCCCACCGGTCCCCGTCAGTTTGGCTGGCGCGAGGATGCCCCCAACACCGCGTTCTGGGTAGAAGCCCAGGATGGCGGCAACCCTAAAACAGAGGCTGCCGTGCGCGACAAGCTGTACGGCCTGGCTGCCCCCTTCGATGGGCAACCCCAGGAGCTGGCGGCCCTACCCCTGCGCTTCCGCGACATCCACTGGGGCAACGATAAGCTGGCCCTGGTGGAAGGCTACCGCTGGGCTGACCGCAAGGAAACCACCTGGACCCTGGACCTGGCCACTAAAACGTCCCTGACGCCCCTGTTCGAGCGCTCCTCCCAGGATACCTACACGCACCCGGGCTCGCCCTACCTGCGCCGCAACGCCCAGGGCCGCTACGTGCTGCACACCGACGGTACCGGCGACGTGGTGTACCTGATCGGGGTTGGCGCTTCGCCGGAAGGGGACCGGCCCTTTATTGATGAGCTGAACGTACGCACCAAAAAGAGCCTGCGCTGGTGGCGCTCCGAGGCCCCGTACTACGAGATGCCGGTTACCATTCTCGACGCCAACAAGCGCGTATTTGTAACGCGCCGCGAGTCGCCGCAGGAATCGCCCAACTACTACCTGCGCGATGCTCCGAGCCTGAAGGTAACGCCCCTTACCAAGTTTCCGAACCCGTACGCCAGCCTAGGCAACCTGCAGAAGCAGGTGCTTAAGTACAAGCGTGCCGACGGCGTAGAGCTGACCGCCAATCTGTACCTGCCGCCCAACTACAAGAAGGAGGATGGTCCCCTGCCTACCCTAATGGAGGCCTACCCCGTGGAGTTCAAGGATAAGAAAGACGCCAGCCAGGTGAAGGGCTCTCCCTACACGTTTGCCCGCCTCAATTGGGGCTCGCCGGTATTCTGGGTGACGCAGGGCTACGCCGTACTGCAGGGCACCAGCATTCCGATTGTGGGTGAAGGCGCCAAGCAGCCCAACGACACGTACGTGGAGCAGTTGACGGCTTCGGCGAAGGCGGCCATTGACGAAGGCAAGCGCCTGGGAGTGGTGGACCCGAACCGGGTGGCTGTCATGGGCCATAGCTACGGCGCCTTTATGACGGCCAACCTGTTGGCTCACACCAACTTGTTCAAGGCCGGTATTGCTCGCAGCGGCGCCTATAACCGCACCCTCACGCCCTTCGGATTCCAGGGTGAGGAACGCACGTTCTGGGAAGCGCCGGAGGTGTACAACGCCATGTCTCCCTTCAACTTCGCCAACAAAATCAAAACCCCGATTCTGCTGATTCACGGCGAGGCCGACAACAACTCCGGCACCTTCCCCATCCAGAGTGAGCGGTTCTATAACGCCCTAAAAGGCCACGGCGCCACGGTGCGCTACGTGGTGCTGCCCGCAGAGTCGCACGGCTATGCCGCCCGCGAGTCTATCATGCACATGCTCTGGGAAATGAATACGTGGCTGGACACCTACGTGAAGAAAGCCAGCCCGGCCGAACCATTGAAGTAAGGCCAAGCACTGCTCGTTTGCCTGAGCTATAAAAATGCCCCCAGACTGCTAGTCTGGGGGCATTTTTATAGCTCAGCTTCTATATAGCATTTTGCTATAGCATGCAACAGAACTGCGTGCAAAATTATGACCAGTTTGAAACCTGCGTTTTAAGGCTTCGTTAAAAAAGCCAAACATCATCCTCTCAGGATTTTAATCATAGATTCCATGAAAACGCTCAAAATATATGCGGCTATGCTTTCGGCCTTGTTTGTGATGGAAAGCACGGTAGTAGTTTCGGATGCCGAAGCGCAAACCAAGCCCAAGAAAACCTGGAGTAAGAAAGCCAAAGGTGCCGCCATTGGTGGCGGGGCCGGTGCCGTTACCGGGGCCGTGGTAGGCGGTACCAAAGGAGCCATTATAGGTACGGCAGCCGGCGCTGCCGCCGGTGGCCTGCTGGGTCGCAAAAAGGACAAGAAGAAAGACCCGGTGCGCTACGAGCAGTATTCGCGCCGCGACTAATCAATAGAACCAACCAGTCAAAAGAGAAGGCCCCAGGCTATGTAGCTTGGGGCCTTCTCTTTTGCTTAGCTGATAGCCTACCCCAAAGCTTACAGGCCAACGCGGGTGCCATAGAGGCTGCTCTTGGCGGCAGGCCGGCCGAGGATATTTTCCCGCAGGAAGCAAAACCTGCTGTTGCTCTAATTGACCCACCCACGGCCACAGCCGTAGCTTCCGGCGCCCGCAAACTGAG is a genomic window containing:
- a CDS encoding prolyl oligopeptidase family serine peptidase, with the translated sequence MKILRLTLALCVGTMGLAAAQDLPYQTPPRAIAALAEAPPTPRVSFASNGQWMLVMDVQDMPTIAELSQPELRLAGLRINPRTNGSSRASYASSLRLRQLPDGKDLLITGLPANARISDVQWSPDNTKIAFTHTTNNHVELWIADVASASARLVPNLFLNSVFGTPFEWVSDNKTIIARAVVGGRGEAPSATEAPKGPAIQQNIGKTAGARTYQDLLKSPIDERLFDYYALAQVVKVGLDGRMAPLGQPGIIQQALPAPNGRYVMVRTRHRPYSYTLPVSSFPQRVDILNLEGLVVKELAEVPLADNVPTSFDAVPTGPRQFGWREDAPNTAFWVEAQDGGNPKTEAAVRDKLYGLAAPFDGQPQELAALPLRFRDIHWGNDKLALVEGYRWADRKETTWTLDLATKTSLTPLFERSSQDTYTHPGSPYLRRNAQGRYVLHTDGTGDVVYLIGVGASPEGDRPFIDELNVRTKKSLRWWRSEAPYYEMPVTILDANKRVFVTRRESPQESPNYYLRDAPSLKVTPLTKFPNPYASLGNLQKQVLKYKRADGVELTANLYLPPNYKKEDGPLPTLMEAYPVEFKDKKDASQVKGSPYTFARLNWGSPVFWVTQGYAVLQGTSIPIVGEGAKQPNDTYVEQLTASAKAAIDEGKRLGVVDPNRVAVMGHSYGAFMTANLLAHTNLFKAGIARSGAYNRTLTPFGFQGEERTFWEAPEVYNAMSPFNFANKIKTPILLIHGEADNNSGTFPIQSERFYNALKGHGATVRYVVLPAESHGYAARESIMHMLWEMNTWLDTYVKKASPAEPLK
- a CDS encoding glycine zipper domain-containing protein, translating into MKTLKIYAAMLSALFVMESTVVVSDAEAQTKPKKTWSKKAKGAAIGGGAGAVTGAVVGGTKGAIIGTAAGAAAGGLLGRKKDKKKDPVRYEQYSRRD